From the Paenibacillus sp. R14(2021) genome, the window TCCGTAATTTCGAATACGACATGATGCGGCGACAGGCCAAATCTCTGCAGCAGCAGCAAGGTCTGCCCAGAGGAGAACGATGGGTCGTTCATGATCCGCGCCGTTATGTTAATAAACAGCTTCTGTCCCTTCAGCAGACCCGTCGATCCTTCGATTGCCCGCTCGCGCGCCAATCGGTCAAGCGCATACGTCAGTCCTTCTTCATCGGCAAATTGAAACAAACCAAGCGGGCCGTCAAACCAACGGCTGCCCGGAATTCGAGATAATGCCTCATAACCGAATATGGAATGGGAATCCGGCGACAGCGACATAATCGGCTGATACATCGGCTGAATGCGCCGTTCGCGCAAGATCTGCTCCAGTTCTCGTCGCTTCAAGCTTCGCTTGGCGGCTCCGTTCGATTGTCCATGCACGATCGCCCGCTTCATACCGTCGTATAAGCGCTCTTCTTCTGAAACAATGCCGTCGTCCAAGAAAGACACACCCGCATGCAGGTACAGCTCAGGCACAGGCCCGCCGAATGCCGCGTCCATGAACCGAGGCTCCCAGTCGTGCTGCAGCCGGCTGCTGATCTCCAGCAGCTGCTC encodes:
- a CDS encoding EAL domain-containing protein, translating into MNLRRDSNGMAIIYFAWHGRAQETAEVKGRLRANWRRFAEQVLGENKVVGLNGLSRMWMRDDLFVCLTLPSQREEMLEEQLLEISSRLQHDWEPRFMDAAFGGPVPELYLHAGVSFLDDGIVSEEERLYDGMKRAIVHGQSNGAAKRSLKRRELEQILRERRIQPMYQPIMSLSPDSHSIFGYEALSRIPGSRWFDGPLGLFQFADEEGLTYALDRLARERAIEGSTGLLKGQKLFINITARIMNDPSFSSGQTLLLLQRFGLSPHHVVFEITERTSIEDFGSAKRILQHYRNQGYQIAIDDAGAGYSSLQSIVELKPDFIKIDRSLTNGIHLDGMKAHLVQTFADLAAKMDIKLIAEGIEEEEELQFIRSLGVQYAQGYLLGRPQPFDE